In Canis aureus isolate CA01 chromosome 6, VMU_Caureus_v.1.0, whole genome shotgun sequence, one genomic interval encodes:
- the FASLG gene encoding tumor necrosis factor ligand superfamily member 6, whose amino-acid sequence MQHPLNYPYPQIYWVDSSANSPWASPGSVLPCPSSVPGRPGQRRPPPPPPTLPPPPPPPPPPPPPPLPPLPLPPLKTRRDHNTGLCLLVMFFMVLVALVGLGLGMFQLFHLQKELAELRESTSERHVAPSLEKQIGQPNPPSEKRELRKVAHLTGKPNSRSIPLEWEDTYGIALVSGVKYKKGGLVINDTGLYFVYSKVYFRGQSCNNKPLNHKVYMRNSKYPQDLMLMEGKIMNYCTTGQMWARSSYLGAVFNLTSADHLYVNVSELSLVSFEESKTFFGLYKL is encoded by the exons ATGCAGCATCCCTTGAATTACCCCTACCCCCAAATCTACTGGGTGGACAGCAGTGCCAACTCTCCTTGGGCCTCTCCAGGGTCAGTCCTCCCGTGTCCATCCTCTGTGCCAGGGAGGCCCGGGCAAAGGAGGCCACCGCCACCACCGCCgacactaccaccaccaccaccaccaccaccaccaccaccaccaccaccgctgcCTCCACTGCCACTGCCACCTCTGAAGACGAGGAGGGACCACAACACAGGCCTGTGTCTCCTTGTGATGTTTTTCATGGTTCTGGTGGCCCTGGTCGGATTGGGGCTGGGGATGTTTCAGCTCTTCCATCTACAGAAGGAGCTGGCTGAACTCCGAGAG TCTACCAGCGAAAGGCATGTAGCACCATCTTTGGAGAAGCAAATAG GTCAACCCAATCCACCTTCTGAAAAAAGGGAGCTGAGGAAAGTGGCCCATTTAACAG GCAAGCCCAACTCAAGATCCATCCCTCTGGAATGGGAAGACACATACGGAATTGCCCTTGTCTCTGGGGTGAAGTATAAGAAGGGTGGCCTTGTGATCAATGATACTGGGTTGTACTTTGTGTATTCCAAAGTGTACTTCAGGGGTCAGTCCTGCAACAACAAGCCCCTGAACCACAAGGTCTATATGAGGAACTCTAAATATCCCCAGGACCTGATGCTGATGGAGGGGAAGATCATGAACTACTGCACTACAGGCCAGATGTGGGCTCGTAGCAGCTACTTGGGGGCAGTATTCAATCTCACCAGTGCTGACCATTTGTATGTCAATGTATCTGAACTATCTCTGGTCAGTTTTGAAGAATCTAAGACATTTTTTGGCTTATATAAGCTCTAA